A portion of the Algisphaera agarilytica genome contains these proteins:
- a CDS encoding secretin N-terminal domain-containing protein encodes MVLVAVGVVSPITAQPNPDTTIQLDLPDPVPLERLLDFASQRLDLNIIYDPEKVRGQQVSIKSPAQVPADTLRDLIDEVLRSRGLVLAEDDRAGWYRVVSIDELAQAARIADGDNEQRGGVLTQVFLLDGLSAQAASELVTPFLTPSAGKVSANASTGLLLVTDYAANVRRIESLLEAIRGAAGPQVREYYNVQHLAAEDLSLMLLQALGAGDDIEAAPTVGVVVDEPANRVLLLGGEAQVRAALALAESIDVDSGLMPRVYRFRYTSADRFETQMRRMLDASVSSPSYESSVDTASGVMILTAPDSVHRRVESLREQLDVATDDQASPVRFYKVKNANAADILETIRGLEDDGSAADRLLIEGAEGAVGAILPLGRELGDVPPGNSEINREVVGLRGEGADGEGSQRPKAVRTPNATLTADENTNSIIVVAAPATQAIYAKLIEELDRRRAQVMIEVTMITLDTTDNFSLGVDILAGDQNGENQSFVFNRFGLNEIGADGRLDLAPALGFNGVVLSADIADVIVQALKSDGNTRVASAPRILVNDNETGSIASVLGQPVASINQGQNSDTVTFEGFVEAGTSIEMTPHIAEGDHLRLEFSVALESFSGDAASTNLPPPRQSNTVESHVTLPDGSTIVVGGINFDSYSETIQRVPLLGEIPVLEYLFSSRTIMESQNTLFVFMRPVILRQDDFSDLRFYSRESRELAGLALDEPLDASGHPVSEPRWVW; translated from the coding sequence TTGGTTTTGGTCGCCGTGGGCGTGGTCTCGCCGATCACGGCCCAGCCCAATCCCGACACCACCATCCAGCTCGATCTGCCCGACCCGGTGCCGCTGGAACGGTTGCTCGATTTCGCCAGCCAACGGCTGGACCTCAACATCATCTACGACCCCGAGAAGGTGCGTGGCCAGCAGGTGTCGATCAAGTCGCCCGCTCAGGTGCCCGCCGATACGCTGCGTGACCTGATCGACGAGGTGCTGCGTAGCCGGGGCCTGGTACTGGCCGAGGACGACCGCGCGGGCTGGTACCGTGTGGTGAGCATCGATGAGCTCGCGCAGGCAGCGCGCATCGCCGACGGCGATAACGAACAGCGCGGCGGGGTGCTCACGCAGGTGTTCCTGCTCGACGGGCTCTCGGCCCAGGCCGCCAGCGAGTTGGTGACGCCGTTCCTCACGCCCTCGGCCGGGAAAGTCTCGGCCAACGCGTCGACCGGGCTCCTGCTCGTCACCGACTACGCCGCGAACGTCCGCCGGATCGAGTCCCTGCTCGAAGCGATCCGCGGTGCCGCGGGCCCGCAGGTGCGCGAGTACTACAACGTTCAGCATTTGGCGGCGGAAGACCTGTCGCTCATGCTCTTGCAAGCGCTCGGCGCGGGCGACGATATCGAGGCCGCACCCACCGTCGGCGTGGTCGTCGACGAGCCGGCCAACCGCGTGTTGCTGCTCGGCGGCGAGGCGCAGGTGCGGGCCGCGCTGGCGCTTGCTGAAAGCATCGATGTCGATTCGGGCCTGATGCCCCGGGTGTATCGTTTCCGCTATACGTCGGCCGACCGTTTCGAGACGCAGATGCGCCGCATGCTCGACGCGTCGGTGTCGAGCCCGAGCTACGAGTCCAGCGTCGACACAGCCTCGGGCGTCATGATCCTCACCGCCCCCGATTCGGTACACCGTCGGGTGGAATCGCTCCGCGAACAGCTCGACGTGGCCACCGACGACCAGGCCAGCCCCGTTCGTTTTTACAAGGTGAAAAACGCCAACGCGGCCGACATCCTCGAGACCATCCGCGGTCTGGAAGACGACGGCTCCGCCGCGGACCGCCTCCTGATCGAGGGGGCCGAGGGCGCGGTGGGAGCGATCCTGCCGCTGGGCCGAGAGCTGGGCGACGTTCCTCCAGGAAACTCAGAGATCAACCGCGAGGTTGTTGGCCTGCGTGGCGAAGGCGCAGACGGCGAGGGCAGCCAACGCCCCAAGGCTGTGCGTACCCCCAACGCCACGCTCACCGCCGACGAGAACACCAACAGCATCATCGTCGTCGCCGCGCCCGCGACCCAGGCGATCTACGCCAAGCTCATCGAAGAGCTCGACCGCCGTCGCGCCCAGGTCATGATCGAGGTGACCATGATCACCCTCGACACCACCGACAACTTCTCGCTGGGCGTCGACATCCTCGCGGGGGATCAGAACGGCGAGAACCAATCGTTCGTGTTCAACCGCTTCGGGCTCAACGAGATCGGCGCCGACGGCCGACTCGATCTGGCTCCGGCGCTCGGCTTCAACGGCGTGGTGCTCTCGGCCGACATCGCCGACGTCATCGTGCAGGCGCTCAAGTCCGACGGCAACACCCGCGTCGCCTCGGCACCGCGCATCCTGGTCAACGACAACGAGACCGGCTCGATCGCCAGCGTGCTCGGCCAGCCCGTCGCCAGCATCAACCAGGGCCAGAACTCCGACACCGTCACCTTCGAAGGCTTTGTCGAAGCGGGCACCAGCATCGAGATGACCCCGCACATCGCTGAGGGCGACCACCTCCGGCTGGAGTTCAGTGTCGCGCTCGAAAGCTTCTCCGGCGACGCCGCCTCGACCAACCTGCCCCCGCCGCGGCAGAGCAACACCGTCGAGAGCCACGTCACCCTGCCCGACGGCTCGACCATCGTCGTCGGCGGCATCAACTTCGACAGCTACTCCGAAACCATCCAGCGCGTGCCGCTGCTCGGCGAGATCCCGGTGCTCGAATACCTCTTCAGCAGCCGAACGATCATGGAATCGCAGAACACGCTGTTTGTGTTCATGCGGCCGGTGATCCTGCGGCAGGACGACTTCTCCGACCTGCGGTTCTATTCGCGTGAAAGCCGAGAACTCGCGGGCCTGGCGCTCGACGAACCGCTGGACGCCAGCGGCCACCCGGTCAGCGAGCCGCGTTGGGTCTGGTGA
- a CDS encoding PEP-CTERM sorting domain-containing protein: MIQFVNPFRKESALARRVAGGALLAVAGLLVSPAVAQPVIAFDDSANASPGAYAQGSSFSLDLLLNAAFDAGGVGFDLEFSKAGSAPGADQITLVSRNNAGSVLSSYNNFDANLGMGAFSGTTGTDLGQFSFAALAPAGNSFLATYVFEVGALAPGEYEIAIGGNTPGIVTDEFFEDVNLGDSSYTFTVLVPEPTTAGLLMVSAGAVLLRRKRIG; this comes from the coding sequence GTGATTCAATTTGTTAACCCTTTCCGCAAGGAATCTGCGCTTGCCCGTCGTGTGGCTGGCGGTGCGTTGCTCGCTGTGGCGGGCCTGCTGGTGAGCCCGGCGGTGGCTCAGCCGGTCATCGCGTTTGACGACTCGGCGAACGCGAGCCCGGGTGCTTACGCCCAGGGCAGCTCGTTCTCCCTCGACCTGCTCTTGAACGCCGCCTTCGATGCCGGGGGTGTTGGTTTCGATCTCGAGTTCAGCAAGGCGGGCTCGGCCCCCGGGGCGGATCAGATCACCCTGGTCAGCCGCAACAACGCGGGAAGCGTTCTGAGTAGCTACAACAACTTTGACGCCAATCTGGGGATGGGTGCCTTCTCGGGTACGACGGGAACGGACCTCGGGCAATTCAGCTTCGCAGCGCTTGCCCCAGCAGGCAACAGCTTCTTGGCGACTTATGTCTTCGAAGTGGGTGCCCTGGCCCCGGGCGAATACGAAATCGCCATCGGCGGCAACACCCCCGGGATCGTGACGGATGAATTCTTCGAGGATGTGAACCTCGGTGATTCGTCCTACACCTTCACGGTGTTGGTGCCCGAGCCGACCACCGCGGGCCTGCTGATGGTTTCCGCCGGTGCGGTCTTGCTCCGCCGTAAGCGGATCGGTTGA
- a CDS encoding DUF1800 family protein, whose protein sequence is MPLSRRYFAWLSVLLICVSLPAIAAPPVNTSTRSELRHLASNGSSIYRAIDMPLSGPRAIEPRMHRDGETVVIFVFDQALQSVGNIATSHGTINSAISGVRTQFPDTIAVHLNGVPDAEWVTVSLTDIVSQGGETLPSAAGTVGYLLGDVTFNRVVNVSDIRKVATFSGQDPSVGGNFVQDLTINNAINVSDIRFAASRNGRSLPNTAPTIVGLTNQSTVINTPTAALSFVVDDFATPADSLAVTAVSDNPGVVTDANIVVTGSGSNRSVVVTPEPGEVGSAIITLTVSDGSMSSTASYIVSVTEEASNQPPQALAYVKNFLGPAPLTVELDGTRSFDPDDGILSYAWDFGDGAGFPGSKLTHTYTQPGTYTAKLTVDDFTGDTDEIEYVITVSDGTFNVNATPSANDASRFLWQAAFGPSEGDVADVQALGYEGWIDQQMALSPTLLTQQMFDQAATRNGAGQVFQQRFAFANLAVDAQDQLRQRVAWALIQIFVMNNDQDSAGPSASRGYYNFMLENAFGNYRDLLSDVTFSYPMGNYLTYRDNRKADPAAGTVPDENYAREIKQLFSIGLFELNLDGTQKKDAQGNPIPTYTNEDIVQFARVFTGLRTSNIGSNFEQRTANPMRMQSSWHEFGDKQLLNYPGAVNGGYIPARGSGQQTDANGIADVNFAIDNVFNHPNTPPFISHLLIQRLVTSNPTPAYVERVASVFVDDGTGTRGNLGAVVKAILLDPEARDRTYSSSPYFGKIIEPFLLKWSLYRVLDRYDRPGQPFGLRVDELQFGETDKFGQAYMTSPSVFNFYLPDYTVANSELDRRTLDIPELQITNEITVFSSLNDHRRNSIAESGDDEANVYDDLRALIPSNNVTNNTALIEAIDDLLMYGTMSPEMKQILLTVAPRVANQTERVRAMVYMVVSSPEFQLVN, encoded by the coding sequence ATGCCCCTGTCTCGTCGGTATTTTGCTTGGCTAAGCGTATTGCTGATCTGCGTTTCGCTCCCCGCGATCGCTGCCCCGCCGGTTAACACCTCGACCCGTTCGGAGTTGAGGCACCTGGCTTCCAATGGTTCGAGCATCTACCGCGCGATCGACATGCCCCTCTCCGGGCCACGAGCGATCGAGCCCCGAATGCACCGCGACGGCGAGACCGTTGTGATCTTTGTATTCGATCAAGCCCTCCAGTCGGTCGGGAACATCGCGACATCCCACGGCACGATCAACTCGGCCATTTCCGGTGTCCGCACCCAGTTCCCCGACACCATCGCGGTTCACCTCAATGGCGTCCCGGATGCGGAATGGGTCACGGTTTCGTTGACCGACATCGTCTCCCAGGGCGGCGAGACCCTGCCGAGTGCCGCGGGCACCGTCGGCTACCTGCTGGGCGATGTCACGTTCAACCGTGTGGTGAACGTTTCGGACATCCGCAAGGTGGCCACCTTCTCCGGCCAGGACCCCAGCGTGGGCGGCAACTTTGTTCAAGACCTGACCATCAACAACGCCATCAATGTTTCGGATATCCGTTTCGCCGCGTCACGGAACGGCCGGAGCCTTCCCAACACCGCGCCGACCATCGTTGGGCTCACCAATCAATCCACTGTTATCAATACCCCCACCGCGGCGTTGTCGTTTGTTGTGGATGACTTCGCCACGCCCGCAGATTCGCTGGCGGTCACCGCGGTGTCGGATAACCCTGGCGTCGTGACCGATGCGAACATCGTGGTGACAGGTTCCGGGTCGAACCGTAGTGTGGTCGTGACCCCCGAGCCCGGCGAGGTCGGATCGGCAATCATCACGCTGACGGTGTCGGATGGCTCGATGAGCTCCACCGCGTCCTATATCGTTTCGGTTACCGAGGAAGCAAGCAACCAGCCTCCTCAAGCCCTTGCGTATGTCAAGAATTTCCTGGGCCCTGCGCCGTTGACGGTAGAGTTGGACGGAACGCGGTCGTTCGATCCAGACGATGGGATCTTGTCGTATGCATGGGATTTCGGCGACGGAGCTGGTTTCCCCGGCTCAAAACTAACCCACACCTATACCCAGCCCGGGACCTACACCGCGAAGCTCACCGTCGATGATTTCACCGGGGATACAGATGAAATCGAGTACGTCATCACCGTCTCCGACGGCACATTCAACGTCAACGCAACGCCCTCGGCCAACGACGCCAGCCGGTTCCTGTGGCAGGCGGCCTTCGGCCCGAGCGAAGGCGATGTCGCCGATGTTCAGGCCCTTGGCTATGAGGGCTGGATCGATCAACAGATGGCGCTTTCGCCGACGCTGCTCACGCAGCAGATGTTTGACCAGGCGGCCACGCGCAACGGGGCGGGCCAGGTCTTCCAGCAGCGGTTTGCCTTTGCGAACCTCGCGGTCGATGCGCAGGATCAACTGCGTCAACGCGTGGCGTGGGCGCTGATCCAGATCTTTGTCATGAACAACGACCAGGACAGCGCTGGGCCCAGCGCCAGTCGTGGGTACTACAACTTCATGCTCGAGAATGCGTTTGGGAACTACCGCGACCTGCTCAGCGATGTGACCTTTTCCTACCCCATGGGGAACTACCTCACCTACCGTGACAACCGGAAAGCGGACCCTGCTGCGGGGACCGTCCCGGACGAAAACTACGCGCGTGAGATCAAGCAGCTGTTTTCGATCGGACTTTTTGAGCTGAACCTCGACGGCACCCAGAAGAAAGACGCTCAAGGCAACCCGATCCCCACCTACACCAATGAAGACATCGTTCAATTTGCCCGGGTGTTTACGGGTCTTCGAACATCGAACATCGGCTCAAACTTTGAACAACGGACCGCCAATCCCATGCGGATGCAGTCCAGCTGGCACGAGTTCGGCGATAAGCAGTTGTTGAACTACCCGGGTGCGGTTAACGGCGGGTACATCCCCGCTCGCGGCAGCGGCCAGCAGACCGACGCCAACGGCATCGCCGACGTCAACTTTGCGATCGACAATGTTTTCAATCACCCCAATACGCCGCCGTTCATCAGCCACCTGCTGATCCAGCGGTTGGTGACCAGCAACCCGACGCCCGCCTACGTCGAGCGTGTCGCTTCGGTCTTTGTCGATGACGGCACCGGCACGCGGGGCAACCTGGGTGCAGTGGTCAAAGCGATCCTCCTCGACCCCGAGGCCCGCGACCGCACCTACAGCAGCAGCCCGTATTTCGGCAAGATCATCGAGCCCTTCCTGTTGAAGTGGTCGTTGTACCGCGTGTTGGACCGCTACGACCGGCCCGGCCAGCCGTTTGGCCTCCGTGTGGATGAATTGCAGTTTGGCGAAACAGACAAATTCGGCCAGGCCTACATGACCTCGCCCTCGGTTTTCAACTTCTACCTCCCGGATTACACCGTGGCCAACAGCGAGTTGGACCGCAGAACGCTTGATATTCCCGAGCTCCAGATCACCAACGAGATCACCGTGTTCTCCAGCCTCAACGACCACCGCCGCAACAGCATTGCGGAGAGTGGGGATGACGAGGCCAACGTTTACGACGATCTTCGGGCGCTGATCCCCTCGAACAATGTGACCAACAACACCGCCCTGATCGAGGCGATCGATGATCTGTTGATGTACGGCACGATGAGTCCTGAGATGAAGCAGATCCTTTTGACCGTCGCCCCACGGGTGGCCAACCAGACCGAACGGGTCCGGGCGATGGTTTACATGGTCGTTTCTTCTCCGGAATTCCAGTTGGTGAATTGA
- a CDS encoding DUF1501 domain-containing protein, with protein MDDNLDRLISRRSFLRRGSCAALGMGGLMSQLFTLRTTSAALAQTGSGFNDYKALVCMFLFGGNDSGNTVIPIDGGNQYHADYVTNRTNLAIPLSSLNDTIITPAGGTRRFAFHPEMTDMTDLFNQGNLAVVANMGPLVEPLTKDQFKNKTGERPPQLFSHSSQQDLWQISTADATENIGWGGRIADSLQALGAQNDSGVSMNISIAGINYFLSGKDVTPYTIGRTGATGLTISNKLGSNGTQRADIATAHADLIALKDNPNYSARNALGKVYADIAERSLNNGEIINNIFGQPSAITTPVPNGSLSEQLAAVARMIEFGQSHLGQNRQVFFVSRGGFDNHGGLIGPHDNRLQEVNEALKFFWDALGEINKRDAVTTFTASDFGRTYHSNGQGSDHGWGGHHFVMGGNQVDGGKMYGEFNNIEIDGPDDTARGRFIPTTSVDEYAFEFARWMGVPNSEMGTMFPNLGRFLDVNTPSTHLGFMNN; from the coding sequence ATGGATGACAATCTCGACCGACTGATCTCCCGCCGTTCGTTTCTGCGCCGTGGTTCATGTGCAGCGCTTGGCATGGGCGGCCTGATGTCTCAACTCTTCACGCTCCGCACGACCAGTGCGGCGTTGGCCCAGACCGGCTCGGGCTTCAACGACTACAAAGCCTTGGTCTGTATGTTCCTGTTCGGGGGCAATGACTCGGGCAACACGGTGATCCCGATCGACGGCGGCAATCAGTACCACGCCGACTACGTGACGAACCGCACGAACCTGGCGATCCCGTTGTCTTCGTTAAACGACACGATCATCACCCCCGCGGGGGGCACGCGGCGGTTCGCGTTCCACCCGGAGATGACAGACATGACCGATCTGTTCAACCAGGGCAACCTGGCGGTCGTCGCAAACATGGGCCCTCTGGTCGAGCCGCTCACGAAAGATCAGTTCAAGAATAAAACCGGTGAACGCCCGCCCCAGCTGTTTTCCCACAGCAGCCAGCAAGACCTGTGGCAGATCTCGACCGCCGACGCGACGGAGAACATCGGGTGGGGCGGGCGCATCGCTGATTCGCTGCAAGCGCTCGGGGCGCAGAACGATTCGGGCGTGTCGATGAACATCTCGATCGCCGGCATCAACTACTTCTTGAGCGGCAAAGACGTCACGCCGTACACGATCGGGCGGACCGGGGCGACCGGGCTGACGATCTCCAACAAGCTGGGCTCGAATGGGACCCAGCGCGCCGATATCGCCACGGCCCACGCCGACCTCATCGCCCTGAAAGACAACCCCAACTATTCAGCTCGAAACGCGCTGGGCAAGGTGTACGCCGACATCGCGGAGCGGTCGCTGAACAACGGGGAAATCATCAACAATATCTTCGGCCAGCCCTCCGCGATCACCACCCCGGTGCCCAACGGCAGCCTTTCCGAGCAGCTCGCCGCCGTGGCCCGGATGATCGAGTTCGGCCAGTCCCACCTGGGCCAGAACCGTCAGGTCTTCTTCGTCTCTCGCGGTGGGTTCGACAACCACGGCGGGCTGATCGGCCCCCACGACAACCGGCTCCAGGAAGTCAACGAAGCGTTGAAGTTCTTCTGGGATGCGCTGGGCGAGATCAACAAGCGCGACGCGGTGACGACGTTCACGGCGTCCGACTTCGGCCGGACCTACCACTCCAATGGCCAGGGCTCGGACCACGGCTGGGGCGGCCACCACTTCGTGATGGGCGGCAATCAGGTCGATGGCGGCAAGATGTACGGCGAGTTCAACAACATCGAGATCGACGGCCCGGACGACACCGCCCGCGGCCGATTCATCCCGACGACCTCGGTGGACGAGTACGCGTTTGAGTTCGCCCGCTGGATGGGCGTGCCGAACTCGGAGATGGGCACGATGTTCCCGAACCTCGGCCGGTTCCTGGACGTGAACACCCCCAGCACCCACCTCGGGTTCATGAACAACTGA
- a CDS encoding DUF1501 domain-containing protein has translation MDDNLDNLISRRSLLRRGSCAALGIGGLMSQLFNLRMTSAALAQSGGGFSDYKALVCVFLFGGNDAGNTIIPISGGNQNYSDYAAGRTGLAIPLNSLNATTFTPAGSTRQFAFHPQLTDVHNLFNQGNMAVVANAGSLVEPTTLTQYQNRSVALPPQLFAHNTQQELWQISTADAIGRIGWGGRIADSLQALGAQNDSGVSMNISIAGSNYFLTGNQVTPYAVSPNGAIGLDTTALGSTSDREIIANAYADLIALQGNPNYSARNELSKAYADVAGRALRNEDIISSIDARQDPNTGDSVLRNLAVPDGNSLAAQLGAVARLIESGPSILGQNRQVFFVSLGGFDNHNGLIGPHDDNLARVNDALKYFWDALGLLNRRDDVTTFTASDFGRTYRSNGNGSDHGWGGHHFVMGGTQVDGGKMYGDYGNIAIGGPEDTGNGRFIPTTSVDEYAFEFARWIGVPTSEMGTMFPNLGRFLDVNNPSTHLGFMNI, from the coding sequence ATGGATGACAATCTCGACAACCTGATCTCGCGCCGCTCACTGTTGCGTCGTGGCTCTTGTGCGGCTTTGGGTATTGGTGGTTTGATGTCGCAGCTGTTTAACCTGCGGATGACCAGCGCGGCCTTGGCCCAGAGCGGCGGCGGGTTCAGCGATTACAAGGCGTTGGTCTGCGTCTTTCTGTTCGGCGGTAACGATGCCGGCAACACGATTATCCCGATCAGCGGCGGCAATCAGAACTACTCCGACTACGCCGCGGGGCGGACCGGTTTGGCGATCCCGCTAAACAGCCTGAACGCGACCACGTTCACCCCCGCAGGCAGCACACGCCAGTTCGCTTTCCACCCGCAACTCACCGACGTGCACAACCTGTTCAACCAGGGCAACATGGCGGTCGTGGCCAACGCCGGTTCTCTCGTCGAACCGACCACGCTGACTCAGTACCAGAACCGGAGCGTGGCCCTGCCTCCGCAGCTCTTCGCCCACAACACTCAGCAGGAGCTGTGGCAGATCTCGACCGCCGACGCCATCGGGCGGATCGGTTGGGGTGGGCGCATCGCCGACTCGCTGCAGGCGCTGGGGGCGCAGAACGACTCGGGTGTGTCGATGAACATCTCGATCGCCGGTTCGAACTATTTCCTTACCGGAAACCAGGTCACGCCTTATGCCGTCTCGCCCAACGGCGCGATCGGACTGGACACCACCGCGTTGGGTTCCACCTCGGACCGGGAGATCATCGCCAATGCCTACGCCGACCTGATCGCCCTTCAAGGTAACCCGAATTATTCCGCCCGTAACGAACTGAGCAAGGCTTATGCCGACGTCGCCGGACGGGCTCTCCGGAACGAAGACATCATCTCGAGCATCGACGCCCGCCAAGACCCCAACACCGGCGACTCGGTGCTGCGTAACCTTGCCGTGCCCGACGGCAACTCGCTTGCCGCCCAGCTCGGTGCCGTCGCCCGCCTGATCGAATCGGGCCCCAGCATCCTCGGCCAAAACCGCCAGGTCTTCTTCGTGTCTCTTGGCGGCTTCGATAACCACAACGGCCTCATCGGCCCGCACGACGACAACCTCGCCCGGGTGAACGACGCCCTGAAGTATTTCTGGGACGCTCTGGGCTTGCTCAACCGCCGTGACGACGTGACCACCTTCACCGCCTCCGACTTCGGCCGGACCTACCGCTCCAACGGCAACGGCTCGGACCACGGCTGGGGCGGCCACCACTTTGTCATGGGCGGAACCCAGGTCGACGGCGGCAAGATGTACGGCGACTACGGCAACATCGCCATCGGCGGACCAGAAGACACCGGCAATGGCCGATTCATCCCGACCACTTCGGTCGATGAATACGCCTTTGAGTTTGCCCGTTGGATCGGTGTCCCGACCTCGGAGATGGGCACGATGTTCCCGAACCTTGGCCGGTTCCTGGACGTGAACAACCCGAGCACCCACCTCGGCTTCATGAACATCTGA
- a CDS encoding PKD domain-containing protein, translated as MQSSMEHQASGSTAVYSIDMPLAGPRGVEPRRPRDGKSVVLFVFDQAVASVGGMSSTHGTIGAASGVSGASADTVEIHLEGIPDGEWVTISLTDVVSPGGETQASVEGTLGFLMGDVTLNRVVNVSDIRKVATFSGQDVGTGNNFVQDLIINQAINVSDIRFTATRNGQSLPNTAPTLTGLADQSTTEGVAATQAFVVDDFTTPASGLTVSATSNNTTLLPQANIGFSGVGSSRDITATPVSGQTGSATVSVTVSDGSLSSTQTFVLTVGTNTLPEALAEADNFVGAAPLTVGFDGSRSSDDEGDIASYSWNFGDGSTSTAGPEVSHTYASAGTYEATLEVTDGGGATHSIPLTITVSDGSFDINATPSESDASRFL; from the coding sequence ATGCAATCGTCGATGGAGCACCAGGCTTCGGGCAGCACCGCTGTCTACTCGATCGACATGCCGTTGGCTGGCCCGCGGGGGGTGGAGCCACGCAGGCCGCGCGACGGCAAGAGCGTGGTGTTGTTTGTGTTCGACCAGGCGGTGGCGTCGGTGGGGGGGATGTCAAGCACGCACGGCACCATCGGCGCCGCATCGGGGGTGAGCGGCGCGTCTGCGGATACGGTTGAGATCCACCTTGAAGGCATCCCCGACGGCGAGTGGGTGACGATTTCGCTGACGGATGTGGTGTCGCCCGGAGGCGAGACGCAGGCGAGTGTCGAGGGGACCCTGGGCTTCTTGATGGGCGACGTGACGCTCAACCGCGTGGTGAACGTGTCGGACATCCGTAAAGTGGCGACGTTCTCGGGTCAGGACGTGGGCACGGGTAACAACTTCGTTCAGGACCTGATCATCAATCAAGCAATCAACGTGTCGGACATCCGCTTCACGGCCACGCGTAACGGCCAAAGCCTGCCCAACACCGCTCCGACGCTGACGGGCCTGGCGGACCAGAGCACGACGGAAGGCGTGGCCGCGACGCAGGCGTTTGTGGTCGACGACTTCACCACGCCAGCGAGCGGGTTGACGGTGAGCGCGACCAGCAACAACACAACATTACTCCCGCAGGCGAACATCGGCTTCTCGGGTGTTGGGTCGAGCCGTGACATCACGGCGACGCCGGTGTCGGGCCAGACGGGCTCGGCCACGGTGAGCGTGACGGTGTCGGACGGCTCGTTGTCGTCGACGCAGACGTTCGTGTTGACGGTGGGGACGAACACGCTGCCGGAGGCGTTGGCGGAAGCAGACAATTTTGTGGGCGCCGCGCCGCTGACGGTGGGGTTCGATGGTTCGCGATCGTCGGATGATGAAGGGGATATCGCGTCGTATTCGTGGAATTTCGGGGACGGGAGCACGTCGACGGCGGGGCCGGAAGTGAGCCACACGTACGCGTCGGCGGGGACGTACGAGGCGACGCTCGAGGTAACGGACGGGGGCGGGGCAACCCATAGCATCCCGCTGACGATCACGGTGTCGGACGGCAGCTTCGACATCAACGCCACGCCGTCGGAGAGCGACGCGAGCCGGTTCCTTTGA
- a CDS encoding PEP-CTERM sorting domain-containing protein (PEP-CTERM proteins occur, often in large numbers, in the proteomes of bacteria that also encode an exosortase, a predicted intramembrane cysteine proteinase. The presence of a PEP-CTERM domain at a protein's C-terminus predicts cleavage within the sorting domain, followed by covalent anchoring to some some component of the (usually Gram-negative) cell surface. Many PEP-CTERM proteins exhibit an unusual sequence composition that includes large numbers of potential glycosylation sites. Expression of one such protein has been shown restore the ability of a bacterium to form floc, a type of biofilm.): MYHHSALFRNKHTTFTWRSGCKSLLIIAGFAACPAFAQPVLVFDDSGNAVPGVYEQNSSFVLDAPFDTGGVGFDLEFRRAGLAPSAAAQLTLVGRDKGASVLETFNNFDNAFGPVSFFSDTGTDLGQATLGLSNASAGRIFLSAYTFEVGLLEPGEYEIAVGGNTPGIVADESFDDVALGDSSYRFQVVEVPEPTTAALLALPAMAAILRRKRLD; this comes from the coding sequence TTGTATCACCATTCAGCCCTTTTTCGTAATAAACACACCACATTCACTTGGCGTTCGGGTTGTAAGTCTCTGTTGATTATTGCCGGTTTTGCGGCCTGCCCCGCCTTTGCTCAGCCGGTCCTGGTCTTCGACGATTCAGGCAACGCGGTGCCGGGGGTGTATGAGCAGAACAGCTCTTTTGTCTTGGATGCCCCGTTCGATACCGGCGGTGTCGGCTTTGATCTGGAGTTCCGCCGGGCGGGGCTTGCGCCTTCCGCGGCGGCTCAGCTGACGCTGGTTGGTCGTGACAAAGGTGCCAGTGTTCTCGAGACATTTAATAATTTCGACAATGCCTTTGGCCCCGTTTCGTTTTTTAGCGATACGGGAACCGATCTGGGGCAAGCGACTTTGGGGTTGAGCAACGCCTCGGCGGGGCGGATCTTCCTCTCGGCTTACACCTTCGAGGTGGGCTTGCTGGAGCCGGGTGAGTATGAAATCGCGGTGGGCGGGAACACGCCCGGCATCGTCGCCGATGAATCCTTTGACGATGTCGCCTTGGGCGACTCGTCCTACCGCTTCCAGGTCGTCGAAGTGCCCGAGCCGACCACCGCAGCTTTGCTGGCGCTTCCGGCGATGGCGGCAATCCTCCGGCGAAAACGTCTCGATTGA